ACGAGCGCCTGTTCGAGCCGTTCGAGATTTCCCCGGGCGTCGTGCTTCCGGTGGGCGAGTACCGCTTCATGCCCATGCGGATCTTCTTCACCTCGGCGCAGAAGCGGCGGGTGCAGGGCAGCATCGGCCTGCGGTTCGGCAGCTACTGGTCGGGTAGCGCGCAGGAGGTTCAGACGGGCCTCAGCTACAAGCTTCCTCCCAACTTCCTGATCAGCTTCAATACCAACCAGACGTTCGCCAGCCTGCCGGAAGGCGACTTCGTCGCCCGCATCTACAGCTCGCAGGTGAACTACGCGGTCTCGCCCTTTCTCTCGTTCTCCAACCTGATCCAGTTCGACAACCGATCCGGGAATCTCGGCCTTCAGAGCCGCGTGCACTGGACCATAGAGCCGGGCAACGAAGTCTTCTTCGTATTCGGTCAGGGCTGGGTGCAGGACCTCGAGCGAGGCTACGACTTCAGGAGACGGTTCAGGAGACAGGACTCGCGGCTGGCCACGAAGCTCCAGTACACGTTCCGCTTCTGAGCTCAATAGCGGACGATTCCGGACCAGAACATCGACTCGCCCCGCGTGTCGACCGGCAGGATGGACCGGAACGCCAGCCGGCCGTCGGCGTCGATGTCGTACAGCGTCAGCATGGCCGGCACGGTCTCCAGGCGTCCCTCGGCGCGGACCTGTCCCGGCTCCGGGCTCGCGGCGACCATCGACCGGCCGTCCGGCTGAAACGCCATCGTCCTGACGGCGATGCTGTGCGTGTCGATGGTCTGCACCAGGGCGGGCTCGCCGGTATCGGCATCGACATCGAACACCGAAATCGTGTTCTCCGTGCCGTTCGCCACCACCTCGCCCCGGAAGGTCTCCGTTCCGCGGCCCCGGTTCGCCACGTACAGCGTGCGGCCGTTGGTCGGATGCATGCGGATGGACGACGTGGTCTGCCCGCCGCGGTACGCCTCCGGCGCGGCCAGCGTCGTGCTGACGAACAGGGGCTCGTCCGACAGCGTGTCGTCCGCGCGGATGGCGTAGGTGTGCAGCAGGTTCTGGGTCTCCAGATCGACGTATACCCAGCGGCCCGACGGATGGAAGTCGGCGTGCCGCGCGCGGTACGCCAGTCCGCCGTTGGGCGCCACCGTCTGCTTGTTCGTCAACTGGCCCTTGTCGAAGCCGTACAGGAAGAGGCCGCCCGGATCCTCGGTGTGGATGCCGGGCTCTGGTTCGTTGCCGCGCACCGGCAGCAGGACCGCGCGGTTCGAGGGCATGACGTACACGGCGTGCGCGTAGAAGCCCGCGTCCAGGCTCGCCTGCTGCTCGACCATGTCGCCGATCGACCCGTCGGCGTTCAGCCGGTGCACCGAAAGGGAGCTCGGGAAGCTGTATGCCGACAGCACGTACTCGCCGCGCTGGTCGACGGTGATGAAGATGGGCCGGTGCGGCAGTTCCACGGACCCGCCGAACGGTTGGAGATCGCCCGACGAATCCACCCGGAAGGCATTCAGGTAGTGATGCCGCACCCGGGCGGTCGACGTGCGCTGGTCGCTGCTGGCGATGTAGAAATATCGGCCCGACGGATGCTGCCACCCCTCCTGCACCTGCGCGGGAAGGACCAGCGGGCGCGGATCCCGGACCAGGGAATCGCCGTCGCGGCGAATCCGGTAGAGCCGGGCGCCCAGGCTGGCGTAGACGGCCCCGCGCGGTTGCGACTGCGCGGCGGCCGTGCCGAGCGGGCCCGCGACGACCCACCCGGCCGTCCCCGCCAGCAGCGTGTTGAATCGACGGCGACCTAGCATGTGGGCATCTCCCGCGCCTCCCCGGGAGGTGCCCTCCCCGCGAGGCGCCTCCCGTGAGGATACGCCAGTGAAATGGAAGCCCGTGGCAAGAACCCCGCTGCATTCGAGCGGCGTTCGCCACGGGCTCCTGGCCTCAGTCGCGCGCCGGCGGGAGCGCGAACACGTAGAGCGCGCTGCCGGCCCGCCGGAAGCGGTCGGGCGCATCCGGCTCCGTATCGCCGGTGACCTGCACGCTCCCCGCGCGCTGGCTGCCGATGATGGCGACGTACTGCCGGCCGTCCGGCCCGAGGTAGGTGATCGGCGAGTTCCGGAAGCCGGTGCCGGTCTGGAACGACCAGACGATGTCGCCGGACCGGGCATCGATCGCGCGCACCACGCCTTCGTTCGGGCCGCCCTGGAAGAGCAGGTCCCCGCCGGTGGCCATGACCGGCGCGTTGTTGGCGGTCGTGAACTGGATCCGCCAGACGGTTTCGCCCGCCACCGGATCGTTGGCCTGCAGCTCGTTGACGACCTCCGCATTGGGCGGGTCCGGGGCGCGGCCGCCGCGTTCACGGAGCGTGTAGTCGTTCCCGGGCACGTACTCGCCTTCGACCATCCTCAGTTGATCGCAGGAGTTCGAGGTCGGGGTGTACACGAGTCCGGTGCGCGGGGAGTACGCGTCGTTCTGCCAGTTCCGGGCGGCGATGCCGGGACACCAGCCGATGGCGACGTTCTCGGCGTCCGGCACGTACCGCTGTCGATCATCGAGGTCGGTGAACATCATCTTCGTCATGTCGTAGCGCGGGCGGCCGGTCTCCATGTTGATGCCGTCGAAGATGTCGTTGTAGACGAACATCCAGGGCTCGAGCAGCATCTGTCCCGTCGCGCGATCGAACACGTAGAAGTAGCCGTTGCGCGCCGGGCGGACCAGCGCCTTGCGCGTCTCGCCGTTGATCTCGAGGTCGATGAGCAGGTTCACGTTGGGCTCGTCCAGGTCCCACTGATCCTGCGGGGTCATGTTGTAGGCCCAGACGAGCTCTCCGCTGTCGACGTCGCGGGCCAGGATCGACGCGCAGTAGTTGTTCCGGTAGCCGGTCAGGCCCCCGTCCTCGTCCAGCTCGACCACGCCCCACTCCCGGCGGTAGTCCGGATTCCACGGGCCGCAGTTGCTCGTGCCGTAGTAGAAGAGATTCAACTCCGCGTCGTACGTGAACCAGCCCCAGACGGCGCCGCCGCCGCGCCGCCACGAGTCGCCGGACCAGGTGTCGAGCGCCGGGTTGGGGACCCGGTCGTCCGGATAGAAGGGGGCGAAGCGCGACCCGATGCCCACTTCGTTGTTCGGACCCATGCTGTAGTACCGCCACCGGAACCGGCCGTCGTCGACGTTGTAGGCGGTGACGTGGCCGCGGACGCCGCGCTCGCCGCCGGCCACGCCGACGATGACCTTGTCGCCGACCACCAGCGGCATGCCGGGGACCGTTTCCCCGATCCCGATGTTCGCGTTCTCGGCCTGCCAGATCTGCTCTCCGGTCTCCGCGTCGAGCGCGTGCACCTGTCCGTCGAGGGTGACGAAGTAGATCCGGCCGTCGGCATAGCCCAGGCCGCGGGTCTGCGCGCCGCAGCAGGCGCTTCTCCGTGTCAGCTCCGGATCGTCGATCTCGGGCCGGAACTCCCACTTGATGAAGCCGTCCCGGGCGAGGTCGAGCGCGTAGACGTAGTTCGGCTCCGGCGTGACGATGTACATCGTGTCGCCGATGACGAGCGGCGAGGCTTCGTACGAATCATGGACGCCGAGCTGCATCGTCCACGCCATGGTGAGCTGCTCGACGTTGTCGACGTTGATCTGATCCAGCGGGCTGTAGTTCCAGCCCGCGTAGTTGGCGTTCGGCATGACCCATTGCGACCCGTCGCCCGCCGAGCCGTCCTGGGCCACCGCAGCCGCGGGTACGGCGAGAACGCACAGCAGCGACAGGAACCGAATGGGCATCCGGCCGCGCCGGTTGGTAGACAGACTCATCGTGCACTCCTTGGCTGGCAGTCCATGCCGCCGGCTAAAACGGGTAACCCGGCAGCCTCGGCGACAGGGGCTTCCACTCCGGCAGCGGCGCCCATCCGTCGCGATTCGGCATCTCGACCTGCGGCAGACTCTCGGCGTCGATGACCAGGTCCTCCTCGATGACGTCGTTCCGGTACAGCAGGAACGCCGTCAGCGCGTAGACCTGGTCGGCGGTCAGCGACCCCTCCTGGTAGAGCGGCATGCCGCGATTGATGTAGTCCCATACCGTCGTCGCGTACGGCGAGCGGTAGGGCAGTATGCGCCCCGCGTCCCAGGGGTCGACGTCCCGACCCGGCTCGGTCTTCACCAGCCGGGGAGCGCGCCGGGGCTCCCGGCCGCCTTCCAGATTCCTGCCGTGGCATCCCGCGCACCGGATCCGATAGATGCGGGCCCCTTCCGCGGCGGTGCCGCTGCCCGGCGGGAGCTCATCCCCCGTGGGGCCGACGGAGATGTCCCAGGCACGGAGCTCTTCCGGGGCGGGGGTCCGTCCCAGGCCGTAGGTGGGTCCCTGCGCCAGCGCGGAGCCGCCCAGGAGCATCACCATCGCCAATGGCAGGAGCCGGCTAAGCGCGCCCATTGTGCACGCTCCCGTCGGCGGCGACCCGCCACGGCTGGATCGTGTTGTCGAGGCCCGGCACGCTGTAGGTCGGGTCCGGGGCCCCTTCGAAGTGCTCGGCGACCTGGGACGGCGACGGCTGCATCTGGCCCACCTCGTCCGTGCAGCGCGACATGATCGCGGTCTCCTGTCCGTCCCAGTTCCAGTTGAGGCGGAACCGGGTGTGGGCCATGCGGTGCGCCGTTCCCTGAATCTCGGCCTCGTTCCAGCTCCGGCCGGCGTCGGTGGACACCTCAACGCGGCTGATGGCGCCCCCGCCGGACCAGGCCAGGCCGGAGACTTCGTAGAATCCGGGGCCGGCGAGCTGCTGTCCCCCGGAAGGACGCGTGATGACCGACTTGGGTCCGATCTGGTAGCCCAGCGCCGCCCGCACGGAATCGCGGCGCAGGTGCCCGTAATCGTTGTAGTTCATGTAGTAGCGGTCGACCACCTTGATGCGCCGGAGGTACTTCGTGTTGAAGATGCCCTCGAAGCCGGGGATCAGCAGACGCAACGGGTATCCGTTCTGCGGACGCACCGCCTCGCCGTTCATGCCGTAGGCGACGATGCAGTCGTCCATGGCCTTGGCCAGCGGGAAGCTCGACGCGCCCTTCACGTTCTCCGTTCCTTCCGCGACGACCCAGGAGGCCCCGTCCTTCACGCCGGCTTCCTTGAGCAGCGTGGACAGGAGCACGCCGGTCCACTCGGCGCAACTGGTCATCCCGTGCGATTCCTGCACGGTCTTGTGCGTGTTTCTCGCCCGGTTCCCGGCGCACTCGACGAAGTGCAGGCGGGTCACCGACGGGAGGCGCCTCAGGTCGTCCATGGTGAAGATCAGCGGACGCTCCACCATGCCGTGGATCATCAGGCGATGCTCTTTGGGATCGATCTCGGGCATGAGGGAGCCGCGGGTGGTCCCCACGAAGTGGAGCGAGGACGGCGTGATCACGCCCACCGAATCCTGGAGCGGTGCCGCCACGTGGAACACGAGCCCGAACGCATCGGGCGAGTGCCTGCCGCCCGGCGGGTGCGGTATGCGAACCGAGGTCTCGAAGCGGGAGCGCTCGCCATAGGCGACCATGTTCATGTCCGCGTCGCCCCGGATGTACCTTTCCGGCTCCGGCGCCTGGCCAAAGGCCGGCTTCACCGCGCCCACGGTCAGGCCACCCGCCAACGCGGCGCCGCCTCGCAGGAATTCCCGTCGATCAGGTCGTTTCGCAGCCATGGGTCTCTCCTTCGCAGCCTGAGGTTCTCCGTGCATCGGGTGCCGCAGCCGGCAGTATACGCCAATGCCGGCTGCTTCTCGCCGAAGACGGGCCGGCTGTCGCCGATCCAGGCCTGCCGGATCGCTGCATGAAACAAGACCCGGAGCCGGGCGATGGTGCCATGCCCCGTGCGGTGATAGGCTTGGGTCGCTGCAGGGCCGACGAGGCGGCCCGCCGCATCGTGAACGAGGGAGGGATGGCTGCGAGGGGGACACCAATGGTGGATTCGACCAGACGCACGATACTCAAGACGGGCGCGGCGGCGACGGTCCTGGCCGCCACGCGGGCGTTCGCCGGGCAGAGCGCCCAGGACGGAGCGGCCATGTCGTTCTACGAGAACGGTCCCGTGCGCATTCGTTACGAGGAGGCCGGCTCCGGCTTCCCGCTGCTGGTCATCGCCGGCGGGGGACTCAACTCGTCGATTGCCGGTCTGGCCACGCATCCCTTCAACCCGCTGGAGGAGTTCGGGGCCGAGAACCGCGTCATCGCGGCGGACCTGCGCAACAGCAATCGCGGCCGGTCTTCCGGTCCGCTGGAGATCGACAGGCCCTGGGATTCGCATACCGACGACCACCTCGGCGTGATGGATCACCTGGGCATCGACAAGTTCATGGTGCTCGGCTTCTGCATCGGCGGCCCCTTCATCTGGAACCTGCTGCGGCGGGCTCCGGATCGCGTCGTCGCCGCCGTGCTGACGCAGCCGAGCGCGTGGAGCGCGGAGCACCCCACGCTGTTCTACGACAACAACATGGGGAGTTGGGGCCCGGATCTGGTCGAGCGCCGGCCCGAGATCACGATGGACATGGTCGACCGGTTCCTGACCACGATGTACCTCGACAATGCGGACTTCGTCTTCACCGTGACGCGAGACTTCGTGCGCGAGCTGCAGACGCCGATTCTGATCCTGCCGGACGACATCCCGGCGCATCCGTACGATGTCGCCATCGAGGCCGCGATGCTCGCGCCGCAGTCCGAGGTGAGCATGTTCCCGTGGAAACAGCCCGTGGAACGGATTCCGCTGGCGGTGCGCCAGATACGGTCCTTCCTCCGGGCGCATCGACCGGATGTTCGATGAACGCAGGGCACGAACGGCATTGCGGCTGGAGGTGAACGATGCGGTTCCCACACCATTTGTTGACGGTCGTACTCGGGATCGGGCTGAGCGGGTTTCAGGGCGTCGGCGAGGCGCAGGAATCCGCGTCGCCCCAGTTCGCGCATTCGCGCGTCACCCGGCTCGACATCACGAGCCGCGAGCCGGCCTTCGGCGGCCGGTCGTTCGGCGCCGTCGGCCAGTACGAGATTCTGCTCGGCACGGCCACCGCCGTCGCCAACCCGGGCGCCCCCGGCGAGCCCGGGATCGTGGATCTCGAGAACGCCCCGCGCAACGCGGAGGGGCTGGTCGAGTACACCTTCGAGGTCGACATCCTCAAGCCGGTCGACATCACCCGGGGCAACGGCGTCCTCGTGTACGAGGTGAACAACCGCGGCCGCAACATCGTCTTCGGCTACTTCCACGAGGCGGGGCGGGGCTACGCGGCCGGGAACGCCGGCAGCGCGTTCCTCATGAACCAGGGCTACACGTACGTCTCGAGCGGCTGGCTGCACGGCGCGCCCGGCGGCGGCGACCCGCGTCCGGTGCTGGCGACCTTCCCGCTCGCCACCGACGACGGCCGGACGATTACCGGTGTCTCGATGGAAGAGTGGCAGGACCCGGACAGCGCCGCGTTCGGGCGGCTGACCTACCCAGCGGCGACGCTCGACGAGAGCGCCGCGACCCTCACGCACCGCCAGCTCCAGGACGATCCGCGCCAGTCGGTTCCCGCCGACGCGTGGCGCTACGTCGACGACACGACGGTCGCGGTCACGCCGCCCGCGGGCACCGACGCGGGAACCATCTACGAGTTCGTGTACGAGGCCCGGGATCCGATCGTCCACGGCCTGGGCTTCAGCGCCATGCGCGATCTCGTGTCGTTCGCGCGCCACCGTCCCGCCGACGATCGGGGCACGCCCAACCCGCTCTTCGTGGACGGCATGCCGGTGCTCGACCACGCGGTGGCCGTCGGCTCCTCGCAGAGCGGCCGGATGATCAGGGACTTCCTCTACCAGGGCTTCAACGAGGACCCGGCGGGGCGGCGTGTCTTCGACGGCATGACGCCGTACGTGGCGGGCGCCCGCCTCACGTGGGTCAACGCCCGTTTCGCGCAGACGGGCCGCTACACGCGCCAGCACGAAGACCACAACTACCCGATGGACGAGTTCCCG
The sequence above is drawn from the Acidobacteriota bacterium genome and encodes:
- a CDS encoding molybdopterin-dependent oxidoreductase; its protein translation is MHGEPQAAKERPMAAKRPDRREFLRGGAALAGGLTVGAVKPAFGQAPEPERYIRGDADMNMVAYGERSRFETSVRIPHPPGGRHSPDAFGLVFHVAAPLQDSVGVITPSSLHFVGTTRGSLMPEIDPKEHRLMIHGMVERPLIFTMDDLRRLPSVTRLHFVECAGNRARNTHKTVQESHGMTSCAEWTGVLLSTLLKEAGVKDGASWVVAEGTENVKGASSFPLAKAMDDCIVAYGMNGEAVRPQNGYPLRLLIPGFEGIFNTKYLRRIKVVDRYYMNYNDYGHLRRDSVRAALGYQIGPKSVITRPSGGQQLAGPGFYEVSGLAWSGGGAISRVEVSTDAGRSWNEAEIQGTAHRMAHTRFRLNWNWDGQETAIMSRCTDEVGQMQPSPSQVAEHFEGAPDPTYSVPGLDNTIQPWRVAADGSVHNGRA
- a CDS encoding cytochrome c; protein product: MGALSRLLPLAMVMLLGGSALAQGPTYGLGRTPAPEELRAWDISVGPTGDELPPGSGTAAEGARIYRIRCAGCHGRNLEGGREPRRAPRLVKTEPGRDVDPWDAGRILPYRSPYATTVWDYINRGMPLYQEGSLTADQVYALTAFLLYRNDVIEEDLVIDAESLPQVEMPNRDGWAPLPEWKPLSPRLPGYPF
- a CDS encoding lactonase family protein, yielding MRPTASGGPAARSTCSRSRRRATEARSPWRTPLECSGVLATGFHFTGVSSREAPRGEGTSRGGAGDAHMLGRRRFNTLLAGTAGWVVAGPLGTAAAQSQPRGAVYASLGARLYRIRRDGDSLVRDPRPLVLPAQVQEGWQHPSGRYFYIASSDQRTSTARVRHHYLNAFRVDSSGDLQPFGGSVELPHRPIFITVDQRGEYVLSAYSFPSSLSVHRLNADGSIGDMVEQQASLDAGFYAHAVYVMPSNRAVLLPVRGNEPEPGIHTEDPGGLFLYGFDKGQLTNKQTVAPNGGLAYRARHADFHPSGRWVYVDLETQNLLHTYAIRADDTLSDEPLFVSTTLAAPEAYRGGQTTSSIRMHPTNGRTLYVANRGRGTETFRGEVVANGTENTISVFDVDADTGEPALVQTIDTHSIAVRTMAFQPDGRSMVAASPEPGQVRAEGRLETVPAMLTLYDIDADGRLAFRSILPVDTRGESMFWSGIVRY
- a CDS encoding PQQ-dependent dehydrogenase, methanol/ethanol family yields the protein MSLSTNRRGRMPIRFLSLLCVLAVPAAAVAQDGSAGDGSQWVMPNANYAGWNYSPLDQINVDNVEQLTMAWTMQLGVHDSYEASPLVIGDTMYIVTPEPNYVYALDLARDGFIKWEFRPEIDDPELTRRSACCGAQTRGLGYADGRIYFVTLDGQVHALDAETGEQIWQAENANIGIGETVPGMPLVVGDKVIVGVAGGERGVRGHVTAYNVDDGRFRWRYYSMGPNNEVGIGSRFAPFYPDDRVPNPALDTWSGDSWRRGGGAVWGWFTYDAELNLFYYGTSNCGPWNPDYRREWGVVELDEDGGLTGYRNNYCASILARDVDSGELVWAYNMTPQDQWDLDEPNVNLLIDLEINGETRKALVRPARNGYFYVFDRATGQMLLEPWMFVYNDIFDGINMETGRPRYDMTKMMFTDLDDRQRYVPDAENVAIGWCPGIAARNWQNDAYSPRTGLVYTPTSNSCDQLRMVEGEYVPGNDYTLRERGGRAPDPPNAEVVNELQANDPVAGETVWRIQFTTANNAPVMATGGDLLFQGGPNEGVVRAIDARSGDIVWSFQTGTGFRNSPITYLGPDGRQYVAIIGSQRAGSVQVTGDTEPDAPDRFRRAGSALYVFALPPARD
- a CDS encoding alpha/beta hydrolase; the encoded protein is MKQDPEPGDGAMPRAVIGLGRCRADEAARRIVNEGGMAARGTPMVDSTRRTILKTGAAATVLAATRAFAGQSAQDGAAMSFYENGPVRIRYEEAGSGFPLLVIAGGGLNSSIAGLATHPFNPLEEFGAENRVIAADLRNSNRGRSSGPLEIDRPWDSHTDDHLGVMDHLGIDKFMVLGFCIGGPFIWNLLRRAPDRVVAAVLTQPSAWSAEHPTLFYDNNMGSWGPDLVERRPEITMDMVDRFLTTMYLDNADFVFTVTRDFVRELQTPILILPDDIPAHPYDVAIEAAMLAPQSEVSMFPWKQPVERIPLAVRQIRSFLRAHRPDVR